The window AGCAGAGCAAGGGCTCCATCATCAACACCGCGTCCTTCGTGGCGAGGATGGGCGCCGCCACGTCCCAGATCTCGTACACGGCCTCCAAGGGCGGCGTCCTCGCCATGTCCCGCGAACTGGGCGTGCAGTTCGCCCGCGAGGGCATCCGCGTGAACGCCCTGTGCCCCGGTCCGGTCAACACCCCGCTCCTCCAGGAGCTGTTCGCCAAGGACCCGGAGCGCGCCGCGCGCCGTCTGGTGCACGTCCCGGTCGGCCGCTTCGCCGAGGCCGAGGAGATCGCCGCCGCCGTCGCCTTCCTGGCCAGCGACGACTCCTCCTTCGTGAACGCCACCGACTTCCTGGTCGACGGCGGGATCGCGGGGGCGTACGTGACACCCCTCTAGGCCCCTGGCTCTAGAGTGCCGGGATGAGCATGACGCCGCCGCCCGGCTGGTATCCCGACCCGCACGGCCCCCATCTGGAACGCTGGTGGGACGGCACGGCCTGGACCGAGCACCGCCGCGCGCCGGGGGGCACCGCGGGCCCGGTGCCCCCGCCCCCGGGCGGCGGCACCGGGCGCGCGAAGACGGTCGCCCTCGTCACCGCCGGGGCGGTCCTGGTCGCGGCGATCGTCACCGGAGCCCTGGTCCTCGCCGGCGGCGACGACAGCGGCGCGGAGACGAGGACGGTTCCGACCGCCCCCGGCCCCACGGCGTCGGACCCCTCGGAGCCGACTCCGGAGACGTCTTCCTCCGAGCCCTCCGCCGACGACCCGGCCGTCGTCGAGGACCAGCTCAACGGCGTCACCTTCCCGCTGCTCGACGGCTGGGTCCGCCCGCAGCACGTCGCCGAGGACGACGTCGTCATGACGACGGACGGCACATACGACTGCCCCGGCGACGGCACCGTCTGCCGCCACGGCCTCGTCGTCTCCCGCACGGTCACCGCGAACGACGAGAAGTCCCCCGAGGCCCTCGCCAAGGCGGACATCTCCGAGGCGGCCGAGGAGGCCTACGACCGCGACCGGATCGGCCGCAAGCCGCACGGGGGCATGGAATCCCACGAGGTCGTGAAGTCCGGGCCGGTCGCGGTGGCGGGCCGCGCCGGGTACTTCGTGCGCTGGCGCGTCCACACCGCCAAGGGGCCGGGCGGCTACGTCCAGTCGCTCGTCTTCCCCTCCAGCGTCGGCACCGAGTCACCGGTCCTCGTCCGGTACGTCTTCGACGCGGGCGAGGACGGACCGCCGCTCGCCGACATGGACCGCGTCACCAAGGGCATCCGCCCGGTCGGCGACGCGGACACGGGCGGCGGCGTCGGCAGCAGCATCGGCCCCTCGGACTGACGCGGTTACAGGAAGGTGTGTCCCTCGCCGCGATAGGTCGGCACGGTCGCCGTCACCGCGTCGCCCTCGATCAGCCGCAGCTGGTCGAACCGCTCGCACAGCTCACCGGCCTTCGCGTGCCGGAACCAGACCTTGTCACCGATCAGCAGATCGTCGGCCGGAGAGCCGAGCAGCGGCGTCTGCACCTCACCGGCCCCCTCCTGAGGGTCGTAGCGCAGCCCCTCGGGCAGATACGGCACGGGCGACCGGTCCGCCCCGGCGGCACCGGACGCGGGATACCCGCCACCGAGCACGGTCACCACGCCCACCCCGGGCCGCCGTACGACCGGCTGGGCGAACAGGGCCGCCGGACGGCCGCTGAACGACGTGTAGTTGTCGAACAGCCGCGGCACGTACAGCCCCGAGCCGGCGGCGATCTCGGTCACCGAGTCCTCCGCCGCCGTGTGCTGCACCGAGCCGGTGCCGCCGCCGTTGACGAACTCAAGCCCCGGCACCACGGCCCGCACCGCGCGCACCACCTCCGCACGCCGCTCGGCGAGTTCACGCCTGGCGGCGGCCTGCATCAGCCGCACGGCACGCGAGCGCAGCGGGCGCCCCGCCACCGCGTCCCCGACACCGGCGACGTGTCCCTCGTACGCCATGATCCCCACGACCTCGAAGCCGGGCCGCCGGGCCACGGCCCGGGCCACGTCCGCGACCTGCGCGGGGGAGTGCAGCGGCGAACGCCGGGCCCCGACGCGCACGCGCCCACCGAGCAGCCGCAGGGACGTGTCCAACTCCAGGCACACCCGCACCACTTCACGCCCACCGCCCCGCGAGGCGTCGATCAGATCGAGCTGCGCGACATCGTCGACCATGACGGTGACGGCGGCGGCGAGCTTGGGATCACCGGCCAGCTCGGCGTACGCGGCACGGTCGGCCGACGGGTAGGCGAGCAGCACGTCCTCGAACCCCGAGCGGGCCAGCCACAGCGACTCGGCGAGCGTGAAGGACATGATCCCGGCGAAACCGTCCCGGGCCAGGACGCGTTCCAGCAGCGCCCGGCACCGCACGGACTTGCTGGCGACCCGTACGGGCTTGCCCCCGGCGCGGCGGACCAGATCGGCGGCGTTGGCGTCGAAGGCCTCCAGGTCCACGATCGCGAGAGGGGCGTCGAGATGGGCTGTGGCCCGGTCGTAACGGGCCCGGTCGGCGGCGCGCGCAGTCATGAACGCAGCCTGCCAGACTGGATTACCGCAGGGTAGGGGGACGTTCCGGGCAGATGCCCCGGGCTCGTGGACTGGTTCCCGTATCCGCAGGAACAAGCCGTAGAGTGACGCGCACGTACGGCGGAACGGGCCGGCCGGGGATCCGCGCCGGGATGACGCTCCGTCCGTACGGGTATGTGTGCCCGGGAC of the Streptomyces koelreuteriae genome contains:
- a CDS encoding DUF2510 domain-containing protein, whose product is MTPPPGWYPDPHGPHLERWWDGTAWTEHRRAPGGTAGPVPPPPGGGTGRAKTVALVTAGAVLVAAIVTGALVLAGGDDSGAETRTVPTAPGPTASDPSEPTPETSSSEPSADDPAVVEDQLNGVTFPLLDGWVRPQHVAEDDVVMTTDGTYDCPGDGTVCRHGLVVSRTVTANDEKSPEALAKADISEAAEEAYDRDRIGRKPHGGMESHEVVKSGPVAVAGRAGYFVRWRVHTAKGPGGYVQSLVFPSSVGTESPVLVRYVFDAGEDGPPLADMDRVTKGIRPVGDADTGGGVGSSIGPSD
- a CDS encoding amino acid deaminase/aldolase, producing the protein MTARAADRARYDRATAHLDAPLAIVDLEAFDANAADLVRRAGGKPVRVASKSVRCRALLERVLARDGFAGIMSFTLAESLWLARSGFEDVLLAYPSADRAAYAELAGDPKLAAAVTVMVDDVAQLDLIDASRGGGREVVRVCLELDTSLRLLGGRVRVGARRSPLHSPAQVADVARAVARRPGFEVVGIMAYEGHVAGVGDAVAGRPLRSRAVRLMQAAARRELAERRAEVVRAVRAVVPGLEFVNGGGTGSVQHTAAEDSVTEIAAGSGLYVPRLFDNYTSFSGRPAALFAQPVVRRPGVGVVTVLGGGYPASGAAGADRSPVPYLPEGLRYDPQEGAGEVQTPLLGSPADDLLIGDKVWFRHAKAGELCERFDQLRLIEGDAVTATVPTYRGEGHTFL